One genomic window of Mercenaria mercenaria strain notata chromosome 2, MADL_Memer_1, whole genome shotgun sequence includes the following:
- the LOC123563186 gene encoding uncharacterized protein LOC123563186 yields the protein MATDRLTDDESCEKLLDESVKELDEDEEDCIKHLLNALERDEAEANEKYWEGRQLLAKDRGLMLDYNDRGNESVNASVSDLNTSKLKLDITANNVPPKGTEIKFSKISPSSSDKQRRAMKLLKKHKSETGKIICGIVIMLIILGIGGSLLVLGWIMDMEDLYLLGGIFAFGGVIFTIALIVVRCQTREQLGDTDYSVLYKA from the coding sequence ATGGCGACAGATCGTCTGACAGACGACGAAAGTTGTGAAAAACTTCTGGACGAGTCTGTAAAAGAACTGGATGAAGATGAGGAAGACTGCATTAAACATTTGTTAAACGCACTCGAAAGAGATGAAGCGGAGGCCAATGAAAAATATTGGGAAGGGAGACAACTCTTAGCGAAGGACAGGGGTTTGATGCTGGATTACAATGACAGAGGTAATGAAAGTGTAAATGCTAGTGTAAGTGATCTGAATACAAGTAAACTTAAACTCGACATCACTGCAAACAATGTACCGCCCAAAGGAACAGAAATCAAATTCAGCAAAATATCTCCGTCGTCGTCAGATAAACAAAGACGTGCAATGAAATTACTTAAAAAGCATAAGTCAGAAACTGGGAAAATTATTTGTGGTATAGTgattatgttaattattttaggCATTGGAGGGAGTTTACTTGTTCTTGGATGGATAATGGACATGGAGGATCTTTACCTGCTTGGTGGTATTTTTGCATTTGGTGGTGTTATTTTTACGATTGCACTTATAGTTGTAAGATGCCAGACTAGAGAACAACTAGGAGATACGGATTATTCTGTTCTCTATAAAGCATAG